Below is a genomic region from Desulfobotulus pelophilus.
CACGGATCTGGTCCGAGTAGTCTTTCATGTTCTGAGGCGTTTTAATCATCGGCTTTTTCCTCCCGGAGAATAATGTGCAGGAATTCAGGCCCATGGACGCCAATGCTCAGAACCCGTTCTATGTCTGCCGTACGGCTGGGACCGGTGATGAAAGCCATATATGCGGCATGGTTTTCCTTGAGTGCCGCATCCAAGAGGGGAGTCAGCTCATCGGTGGAAGGATAAATTGTTGCTGGGTCCAGCACACAGACATGGGTTTCCGACAGCATGGTGGCAATGCGCAGGTTTTCCTCCGTCGAGTGCAGAACCAGAGTGCCTGTCTGGGCGATACCCCAGCTGGCAGGTGTGAGACCCGTATGAATCCGGTG
It encodes:
- a CDS encoding LutC/YkgG family protein — translated: MGNEILELFKEKAEAVQGVISTAETIPAIAAYAVNLTAEQGGKTIAVAGFAPDQLAELLKVLKDMAAAKDIEVLEPPFRPQMHRIHTGLTPASWGIAQTGTLVLHSTEENLRIATMLSETHVCVLDPATIYPSTDELTPLLDAALKENHAAYMAFITGPSRTADIERVLSIGVHGPEFLHIILREEKADD